The Methanocella arvoryzae MRE50 genome includes a region encoding these proteins:
- a CDS encoding SWIM zinc finger family protein → MKFYSSWSNSYPKSSPRKVEGGIKAKTKRGAIGSTWWSKRWVSVLDSFGWTNRLERGRRYARAGQVLDIKIAQGKAVADVQGSRSKPYDVEIMLAPFSPEEWDRIIDSMSAKAIFSAKLLAGEMPENIEDAFSEAGKSLFPTSPKELTTDCSCPDYANPCKHIAAVYYILAEEFDKDPFMIFRFRGMEKERLLEALRKKRATVEEETGGGLSDVRPEDDEKPGDEEITLASFWAGEGDSHVSFDIAPPEVNAAIMKRLGTPTFWVSNEDFGKLMSKVYAEISRRAADVAYRDNEDRLTDQG, encoded by the coding sequence ATGAAATTTTACAGCTCGTGGAGTAACAGCTATCCGAAGTCGTCGCCACGCAAAGTCGAAGGAGGCATCAAGGCTAAGACCAAAAGAGGCGCCATCGGCAGCACCTGGTGGTCGAAGAGATGGGTGAGCGTGCTCGACAGCTTCGGGTGGACCAACCGCCTCGAACGGGGCCGGAGATATGCAAGAGCCGGGCAGGTTCTGGACATTAAGATCGCACAGGGAAAGGCTGTGGCAGATGTTCAGGGATCTAGATCTAAGCCGTATGACGTTGAGATTATGCTCGCGCCTTTCAGCCCTGAAGAGTGGGACCGGATCATCGACAGCATGTCTGCGAAAGCGATCTTCTCCGCAAAGCTGCTGGCCGGGGAGATGCCCGAAAACATAGAAGATGCGTTTAGCGAAGCCGGAAAGTCCCTGTTCCCGACAAGCCCGAAGGAACTGACCACAGACTGCTCCTGCCCCGACTACGCCAATCCCTGCAAGCACATCGCAGCAGTCTACTACATACTAGCCGAAGAGTTCGACAAAGACCCGTTTATGATCTTCAGGTTCAGAGGGATGGAGAAAGAGCGGCTTTTAGAGGCCCTGAGAAAGAAGAGGGCAACTGTGGAAGAGGAGACTGGGGGTGGCTTATCTGATGTCAGGCCAGAGGATGATGAAAAGCCCGGGGACGAGGAGATTACCTTAGCTAGTTTCTGGGCCGGAGAGGGTGACAGCCATGTTTCTTTTGATATCGCTCCCCCGGAAGTCAATGCAGCGATTATGAAAAGGCTGGGGACGCCGACGTTCTGGGTTTCGAATGAAGATTTTGGGAAGTTGATGAGTAAAGTGTATGCAGAGATCAGTAGAAGGGCGGCGGATGTGGCATACAGGGATAATGAGGATAGATTGACAGATCAAGGGTAG